A DNA window from Pseudorasbora parva isolate DD20220531a chromosome 19, ASM2467924v1, whole genome shotgun sequence contains the following coding sequences:
- the si:dkeyp-113d7.1 gene encoding zinc finger protein 383 isoform X2, with the protein MAELETECITLGLNNLVSECDTPPLDSLQTECTTQTLTMLSSECSMPTLSSLASEIVEPMAMLPCIKSEPDLDPIRTVDLSVIQPLSTAELGSEQIKMEISGLDYIKSEHHGDLHSFHSTELDSYKSHYEPSLVFDYITHVSDSLEYIKSEQHSDLHSYYASELGAIKTEYEPNLMSSHIKTEMNGLESIHMAELRTELNKLRPETVIDNMGKMDSDFPSGNLYELTSVHANKAHAAHNQTSTKGHGPRKPRNLSGEKPFSCTQCGKNFSTLGNLKTHQRIHTGERPYTCSQCGKSFGQAGNLKRHQLIHTGQKPYTCAHCPKGFTKADDLRSHQRLHTGEKPFSCAECGKCFSQTKELKAHQLSHTGERPFCCSMCGKSFTKETSYRNHQQIHTGEKPYSCSQCGKSFSNSGVLKTHEKIHSGERPFGCTQCGKSFGRLGHLKAHQQIHTGERPYTCQQCGKNFSQSGHLKAHEQIHKRERPDLSSGSSLSNDSS; encoded by the coding sequence ATGGCAGAGTTGGAGACAGAATGCATCACTTTAGGACTAAATAACCTGGTGTCGGAATGCGACACTCCGCCACTTGACTCTTTGCAAACGGAGTGCACCACGCAAACCCTGACCATGCTCTCGTCAGAATGTAGCATGCCCACGCTCAGCTCGCTGGCGTCCGAGATCGTGGAGCCCATGGCTATGCTGCCGTGCATCAAAAGCGAGCCCGACCTCGACCCCATCCGCACGGTGGACCTCTCTGTGATTCAGCCACTGAGCACAGCCGAGCTGGGCTCCGAGCAGATCAAGATGGAGATCAGCGGCCTGGACTACATCAAGTCGGAGCACCACGGTGACCTCCATTCCTTTCACAGCACGGAGCTGGACTCCTACAAGTCACACTATGAACCCAGCCTGGTGTTCGACTACATCACCCACGTCTCGGACAGCCTGGAGTACATCAAGTCAGAGCAGCATTCGGACCTGCACAGCTACTACGCCAGCGAGCTCGGCGCCATCAAGACCGAGTACGAACCCAACCTCATGTCCAGCCACATCAAGACTGAGATGAATGGCCTGGAGTCCATCCACATGGCGGAGCTGCGCACCGAGCTCAACAAGCTCCGGCCCGAAACCGTCATCGACAACATGGGGAAAATGGACTCGGATTTCCCCTCCGGAAACCTTTACGAACTGACATCCGTCCACGCCAACAAAGCGCATGCTGCGCACAACCAAACCAGCACAAAAGGCCACGGGCCACGCAAACCTCGCAACCTCTCAGGTGAGAAGCCGTTCTCTTGCACTCAGTGCGGGAAGAACTTCAGCACCCTGGGTAACCTGAAGACTCACCAACGCATCCACACCGGCGAGAGGCCTTACACTTGCTCCCAGTGTGGGAAGAGCTTCGGGCAGGCCGGTAacttgaaaaggcaccagctcATCCACACGGGGCAAAAACCTTACACCTGCGCTCACTGCCCGAAGGGTTTTACTAAAGCGGACGACCTCCGCTCGCACCAGCGGCTGCACACGGGCGAGAAGCCGTTCAGTTGCGCCGAGTGCGGAAAGTGCTTCAGTCAAACCAAGGAACTCAAAGCCCACCAGTTGAGCCACACGGGAGAGCGGCCCTTCTGCTGTTCGATGTGCGGCAAGAGCTTCACTAAAGAGACGAGTTACCGCAATCACCAGCAAATCCACACGGGCGAGAAGCCCTACAGCTGCTCCCAGTGTGGCAAATCTTTCAGCAATTCAGGGGTCCTCAAAACGCACGAGAAGATTCACTCCGGGGAAAGACCGTTCGGCTGCACCCAGTGTGGCAAAAGTTTTGGCCGCTTGGGACATCTTAAAGCACACCAGCAAATTCACACGGGCGAACGGCCGTACACCTGCCAGCAGTGCGGGAAGAATTTCAGCCAATCAGGTCATCTTAAAGCACACGAGCAGATTCACAAACGAGAACGGCCAGATCTTAGCAGTGGCAGCAGTCTCAGTAACGATAGCAGCTGA
- the si:dkeyp-113d7.1 gene encoding zinc finger protein 583 isoform X1, with amino-acid sequence MAELETECITLGLNNLVSECDTPPLDSLQTECTTQTLTMLSSECSMPTLSSLASEIVEPMAMLPCIKSEPDLDPIRTVDLSVIQPLSTAELGSEQIKMEISGLDYIKSEHHGDLHSFHSTELDSYKSHYEPSLVFDYITHVSDSLEYIKSEQHSDLHSYYASELGAIKTEYEPNLMSSHIKTEMNGLESIHMAELRTELNKLRPETVIDNMGKMDSDFPSGNLYELTSVHANKAHAAHNQTSTKGHGPRKPRNLSGEKPFSCTQCGKNFSTLGNLKTHQRIHTGERPYTCSQCGKSFGQAGNLKRHQLIHTGQKPYTCAHCPKGFTKADDLRSHQRLHTGEKPFSCAECGKCFSQTKELKAHQLSHTGERPFCCSMCGKSFTKETSYRNHQQIHTGEKPYSCSQCGKSFSNSGVLKTHEKIHSGERPFGCTQCGKSFGRLGHLKAHQQIHTGERPYTCQQCGKNFSQSGQPPEVSVTHHQQSSVYSKPPCLLGKIKDKTT; translated from the coding sequence ATGGCAGAGTTGGAGACAGAATGCATCACTTTAGGACTAAATAACCTGGTGTCGGAATGCGACACTCCGCCACTTGACTCTTTGCAAACGGAGTGCACCACGCAAACCCTGACCATGCTCTCGTCAGAATGTAGCATGCCCACGCTCAGCTCGCTGGCGTCCGAGATCGTGGAGCCCATGGCTATGCTGCCGTGCATCAAAAGCGAGCCCGACCTCGACCCCATCCGCACGGTGGACCTCTCTGTGATTCAGCCACTGAGCACAGCCGAGCTGGGCTCCGAGCAGATCAAGATGGAGATCAGCGGCCTGGACTACATCAAGTCGGAGCACCACGGTGACCTCCATTCCTTTCACAGCACGGAGCTGGACTCCTACAAGTCACACTATGAACCCAGCCTGGTGTTCGACTACATCACCCACGTCTCGGACAGCCTGGAGTACATCAAGTCAGAGCAGCATTCGGACCTGCACAGCTACTACGCCAGCGAGCTCGGCGCCATCAAGACCGAGTACGAACCCAACCTCATGTCCAGCCACATCAAGACTGAGATGAATGGCCTGGAGTCCATCCACATGGCGGAGCTGCGCACCGAGCTCAACAAGCTCCGGCCCGAAACCGTCATCGACAACATGGGGAAAATGGACTCGGATTTCCCCTCCGGAAACCTTTACGAACTGACATCCGTCCACGCCAACAAAGCGCATGCTGCGCACAACCAAACCAGCACAAAAGGCCACGGGCCACGCAAACCTCGCAACCTCTCAGGTGAGAAGCCGTTCTCTTGCACTCAGTGCGGGAAGAACTTCAGCACCCTGGGTAACCTGAAGACTCACCAACGCATCCACACCGGCGAGAGGCCTTACACTTGCTCCCAGTGTGGGAAGAGCTTCGGGCAGGCCGGTAacttgaaaaggcaccagctcATCCACACGGGGCAAAAACCTTACACCTGCGCTCACTGCCCGAAGGGTTTTACTAAAGCGGACGACCTCCGCTCGCACCAGCGGCTGCACACGGGCGAGAAGCCGTTCAGTTGCGCCGAGTGCGGAAAGTGCTTCAGTCAAACCAAGGAACTCAAAGCCCACCAGTTGAGCCACACGGGAGAGCGGCCCTTCTGCTGTTCGATGTGCGGCAAGAGCTTCACTAAAGAGACGAGTTACCGCAATCACCAGCAAATCCACACGGGCGAGAAGCCCTACAGCTGCTCCCAGTGTGGCAAATCTTTCAGCAATTCAGGGGTCCTCAAAACGCACGAGAAGATTCACTCCGGGGAAAGACCGTTCGGCTGCACCCAGTGTGGCAAAAGTTTTGGCCGCTTGGGACATCTTAAAGCACACCAGCAAATTCACACGGGCGAACGGCCGTACACCTGCCAGCAGTGCGGGAAGAATTTCAGCCAATCAG
- the si:dkeyp-113d7.1 gene encoding zinc finger protein 583 isoform X3, whose product MAELETECITLGLNNLVSECDTPPLDSLQTECTTQTLTMLSSECSMPTLSSLASEIVEPMAMLPCIKSEPDLDPIRTVDLSVIQPLSTAELGSEQIKMEISGLDYIKSEHHGDLHSFHSTELDSYKSHYEPSLVFDYITHVSDSLEYIKSEQHSDLHSYYASELGAIKTEYEPNLMSSHIKTEMNGLESIHMAELRTELNKLRPETVIDNMGKMDSDFPSGNLYELTSVHANKAHAAHNQTSTKGHGPRKPRNLSGEKPFSCTQCGKNFSTLGNLKTHQRIHTGERPYTCSQCGKSFGQAGNLKRHQLIHTGQKPYTCAHCPKGFTKADDLRSHQRLHTGEKPFSCAECGKCFSQTKELKAHQLSHTGERPFCCSMCGKSFTKETSYRNHQQIHTGEKPYSCSQCGKSFSNSGVLKTHEKIHSGERPFGCTQCGKSFGRLGHLKAHQQIHTGERPYTCQQCGKNFSQSGQPPEVSVTHHQQSSVYSKPP is encoded by the coding sequence ATGGCAGAGTTGGAGACAGAATGCATCACTTTAGGACTAAATAACCTGGTGTCGGAATGCGACACTCCGCCACTTGACTCTTTGCAAACGGAGTGCACCACGCAAACCCTGACCATGCTCTCGTCAGAATGTAGCATGCCCACGCTCAGCTCGCTGGCGTCCGAGATCGTGGAGCCCATGGCTATGCTGCCGTGCATCAAAAGCGAGCCCGACCTCGACCCCATCCGCACGGTGGACCTCTCTGTGATTCAGCCACTGAGCACAGCCGAGCTGGGCTCCGAGCAGATCAAGATGGAGATCAGCGGCCTGGACTACATCAAGTCGGAGCACCACGGTGACCTCCATTCCTTTCACAGCACGGAGCTGGACTCCTACAAGTCACACTATGAACCCAGCCTGGTGTTCGACTACATCACCCACGTCTCGGACAGCCTGGAGTACATCAAGTCAGAGCAGCATTCGGACCTGCACAGCTACTACGCCAGCGAGCTCGGCGCCATCAAGACCGAGTACGAACCCAACCTCATGTCCAGCCACATCAAGACTGAGATGAATGGCCTGGAGTCCATCCACATGGCGGAGCTGCGCACCGAGCTCAACAAGCTCCGGCCCGAAACCGTCATCGACAACATGGGGAAAATGGACTCGGATTTCCCCTCCGGAAACCTTTACGAACTGACATCCGTCCACGCCAACAAAGCGCATGCTGCGCACAACCAAACCAGCACAAAAGGCCACGGGCCACGCAAACCTCGCAACCTCTCAGGTGAGAAGCCGTTCTCTTGCACTCAGTGCGGGAAGAACTTCAGCACCCTGGGTAACCTGAAGACTCACCAACGCATCCACACCGGCGAGAGGCCTTACACTTGCTCCCAGTGTGGGAAGAGCTTCGGGCAGGCCGGTAacttgaaaaggcaccagctcATCCACACGGGGCAAAAACCTTACACCTGCGCTCACTGCCCGAAGGGTTTTACTAAAGCGGACGACCTCCGCTCGCACCAGCGGCTGCACACGGGCGAGAAGCCGTTCAGTTGCGCCGAGTGCGGAAAGTGCTTCAGTCAAACCAAGGAACTCAAAGCCCACCAGTTGAGCCACACGGGAGAGCGGCCCTTCTGCTGTTCGATGTGCGGCAAGAGCTTCACTAAAGAGACGAGTTACCGCAATCACCAGCAAATCCACACGGGCGAGAAGCCCTACAGCTGCTCCCAGTGTGGCAAATCTTTCAGCAATTCAGGGGTCCTCAAAACGCACGAGAAGATTCACTCCGGGGAAAGACCGTTCGGCTGCACCCAGTGTGGCAAAAGTTTTGGCCGCTTGGGACATCTTAAAGCACACCAGCAAATTCACACGGGCGAACGGCCGTACACCTGCCAGCAGTGCGGGAAGAATTTCAGCCAATCAG
- the si:dkeyp-113d7.10 gene encoding zinc finger and SCAN domain-containing protein 16 isoform X3 — protein sequence MVKDPLGQLKSVMEHVLEFAVCELTKIVEDSFDDLLLEFTKKERENHILKEQLQEKNLVETSDVVAVVPEDCENDSPSSSKAEKQESKGLQDQSHKKGREKEQTESTNEPDKQTVITVAQDWVPILDKVFGQKWCSDFWQIKEVTTSKEEHTELSSGSVTDMNSLIRETLMPSCLASQRKLELEVGQPPWLQVDDMEVVALSSDTQGVPVVSSTGDDSHIRSPSMLQRLLTLPSQLLEGDDESMDAVPSQEVSMDPADSQVGKGSKSNQVNMKKEDEDDNEEDDEDDGETMDRCESSKPKGRRKSHACKECGRKFSRAHLLKTHRQTHEEMPNRCPKCGKSFSQSSRLQAHLRTHTDKTI from the exons GTCAGTTAAAATCCGTTATGGAACACGTGCTGGAATTTGCAGTTTGTGAGCTGACCAAAATCGTGGAAGACAGCTTTGACGACCTGCTCTTGGAGTTCACCAAGAAGGAGCGGGAAAACCACATATTGAAAGAGCAGCTACAGGAAAAGAACTTAGTGGAAACCAGTGACGTGGTTGCTGTGGTACCGGAGGACTGTGAAAATGACTCTCCTAGCAGTTCCAAAGCAGAAAAGCAAGAGTCGAAAGGCCTGCAGgaccaatcacacaaaaaaGGCCGGGAAAAGGAACAAACTGAATCCACCAATG AACCAGACAAGCAGACTGTCATTACGGTGGCTCAAGACTGGGTGCCCATCCTGGATAAAGTCTTCGGGCAGAAGTGGTGCAGTGACTTCTGGCAGATCAAAGAGGTCACCACCAGTAAGGAGGAGCACACCGAGCTGAGCTCAGGCTCGGTGACTGACATGAACAGCCTAATTAGAGAGACGCTCATGCCGTCTTGCCTGGCCTCTCAAAGGAAACTGGAGCTTGAGGTGGGGCAGCCGCCCTGGTTGCAGGTAGACGATATGGAGGTCGTTGCTCTATCCTCAGACACACAAGGTGTTCCTGTCGTCAGCTCCACAG GCGACGACTCTCATATCAGATCCCCTTCTATGTTGCAAAGACTCCTGACACTTCCATCCCAGCTGCTCGAGGGTGACGATGAGTCCATGGATGCTGTTCCCAGTCAAGAAGTGTCCATGGACCCAGCTGATTCACAAGTCGGCAAAGGTTCAAAGAGTAACCAGGTGAATATGAAAAAGGAAGATGAGGATGACAACGAGGAAGACGATGAAGATGACGGGGAGACAATGGACAGGTGCGAGTCCTCGAAACCCAAAGGTAGGAGGAAATCCCATGCTTGCAAAGAGTGCGGCAGAAAGTTCAGCCGAGCGCATCTTCTCAAAACTCACCGTCAAACGCACGAGGAGATGCCCAACCGATGCCCAaaatgtggaaagagtttctcCCAGTCTTCAAGGCTCCAGGCTCACTTACGGACGCACACGGACAAAACAATATGA
- the si:dkeyp-113d7.10 gene encoding myoneurin isoform X2, which yields MVKDPLGQLESALEQVVQLAVQEITKTVGATLNSMLLETATKEQENQRLRATIQSRELEYGGSGKSNASRRKTDTNDGTKQHTPSQSPECGDQSETLRREQKGRAVGQLKSVMEHVLEFAVCELTKIVEDSFDDLLLEFTKKERENHILKEQLQEKNLVETSDVVAVVPEDCENDSPSSSKAEKQESKGLQDQSHKKGREKEQTESTNEPDKQTVITVAQDWVPILDKVFGQKWCSDFWQIKEVTTSKEEHTELSSGSVTDMNSLIRETLMPSCLASQRKLELEVGQPPWLQVDDMEVVALSSDTQGVPVVSSTGDDSHIRSPSMLQRLLTLPSQLLEGDDESMDAVPSQEVSMDPADSQVGKGSKSNQVNMKKEDEDDNEEDDEDDGETMDRCESSKPKGRRKSHACKECGRKFSRAHLLKTHRQTHEEMPNRCPKCGKSFSQSSRLQAHLRTHTDKTI from the exons GTCAGCTGGAGTCCGCACTGGAGCAGGTAGTGCAGCTCGCCGTTCAGGAAATCACCAAGACTGTTGGGGCCACTTTGAATTCAATGCTATTGGAAACAGCCACCAAAGAGCAGGAAAACCAGCGTTTAAGGGCAACCATTCAGTCAAGGGAGCTAGAATACGGAGGGAGCGGGAAAAGCAATGCGTCTAGGAGAAAAACAGACACGAACGATGGAACAAAGCAACACacccccagccagagccctgaatGTGGCGATCAGTCTGAAACGCTCAGGCGTGAACAGAAAGGGCGAGCAGTTG GTCAGTTAAAATCCGTTATGGAACACGTGCTGGAATTTGCAGTTTGTGAGCTGACCAAAATCGTGGAAGACAGCTTTGACGACCTGCTCTTGGAGTTCACCAAGAAGGAGCGGGAAAACCACATATTGAAAGAGCAGCTACAGGAAAAGAACTTAGTGGAAACCAGTGACGTGGTTGCTGTGGTACCGGAGGACTGTGAAAATGACTCTCCTAGCAGTTCCAAAGCAGAAAAGCAAGAGTCGAAAGGCCTGCAGgaccaatcacacaaaaaaGGCCGGGAAAAGGAACAAACTGAATCCACCAATG AACCAGACAAGCAGACTGTCATTACGGTGGCTCAAGACTGGGTGCCCATCCTGGATAAAGTCTTCGGGCAGAAGTGGTGCAGTGACTTCTGGCAGATCAAAGAGGTCACCACCAGTAAGGAGGAGCACACCGAGCTGAGCTCAGGCTCGGTGACTGACATGAACAGCCTAATTAGAGAGACGCTCATGCCGTCTTGCCTGGCCTCTCAAAGGAAACTGGAGCTTGAGGTGGGGCAGCCGCCCTGGTTGCAGGTAGACGATATGGAGGTCGTTGCTCTATCCTCAGACACACAAGGTGTTCCTGTCGTCAGCTCCACAG GCGACGACTCTCATATCAGATCCCCTTCTATGTTGCAAAGACTCCTGACACTTCCATCCCAGCTGCTCGAGGGTGACGATGAGTCCATGGATGCTGTTCCCAGTCAAGAAGTGTCCATGGACCCAGCTGATTCACAAGTCGGCAAAGGTTCAAAGAGTAACCAGGTGAATATGAAAAAGGAAGATGAGGATGACAACGAGGAAGACGATGAAGATGACGGGGAGACAATGGACAGGTGCGAGTCCTCGAAACCCAAAGGTAGGAGGAAATCCCATGCTTGCAAAGAGTGCGGCAGAAAGTTCAGCCGAGCGCATCTTCTCAAAACTCACCGTCAAACGCACGAGGAGATGCCCAACCGATGCCCAaaatgtggaaagagtttctcCCAGTCTTCAAGGCTCCAGGCTCACTTACGGACGCACACGGACAAAACAATATGA
- the si:dkeyp-113d7.10 gene encoding myoneurin isoform X1, with translation MNGALYISFFQGQLESALEQVVQLAVQEITKTVGATLNSMLLETATKEQENQRLRATIQSRELEYGGSGKSNASRRKTDTNDGTKQHTPSQSPECGDQSETLRREQKGRAVGQLKSVMEHVLEFAVCELTKIVEDSFDDLLLEFTKKERENHILKEQLQEKNLVETSDVVAVVPEDCENDSPSSSKAEKQESKGLQDQSHKKGREKEQTESTNEPDKQTVITVAQDWVPILDKVFGQKWCSDFWQIKEVTTSKEEHTELSSGSVTDMNSLIRETLMPSCLASQRKLELEVGQPPWLQVDDMEVVALSSDTQGVPVVSSTGDDSHIRSPSMLQRLLTLPSQLLEGDDESMDAVPSQEVSMDPADSQVGKGSKSNQVNMKKEDEDDNEEDDEDDGETMDRCESSKPKGRRKSHACKECGRKFSRAHLLKTHRQTHEEMPNRCPKCGKSFSQSSRLQAHLRTHTDKTI, from the exons ATGAACGGTGCCCTGTACATTTCGTTTTTCCAAGGTCAGCTGGAGTCCGCACTGGAGCAGGTAGTGCAGCTCGCCGTTCAGGAAATCACCAAGACTGTTGGGGCCACTTTGAATTCAATGCTATTGGAAACAGCCACCAAAGAGCAGGAAAACCAGCGTTTAAGGGCAACCATTCAGTCAAGGGAGCTAGAATACGGAGGGAGCGGGAAAAGCAATGCGTCTAGGAGAAAAACAGACACGAACGATGGAACAAAGCAACACacccccagccagagccctgaatGTGGCGATCAGTCTGAAACGCTCAGGCGTGAACAGAAAGGGCGAGCAGTTG GTCAGTTAAAATCCGTTATGGAACACGTGCTGGAATTTGCAGTTTGTGAGCTGACCAAAATCGTGGAAGACAGCTTTGACGACCTGCTCTTGGAGTTCACCAAGAAGGAGCGGGAAAACCACATATTGAAAGAGCAGCTACAGGAAAAGAACTTAGTGGAAACCAGTGACGTGGTTGCTGTGGTACCGGAGGACTGTGAAAATGACTCTCCTAGCAGTTCCAAAGCAGAAAAGCAAGAGTCGAAAGGCCTGCAGgaccaatcacacaaaaaaGGCCGGGAAAAGGAACAAACTGAATCCACCAATG AACCAGACAAGCAGACTGTCATTACGGTGGCTCAAGACTGGGTGCCCATCCTGGATAAAGTCTTCGGGCAGAAGTGGTGCAGTGACTTCTGGCAGATCAAAGAGGTCACCACCAGTAAGGAGGAGCACACCGAGCTGAGCTCAGGCTCGGTGACTGACATGAACAGCCTAATTAGAGAGACGCTCATGCCGTCTTGCCTGGCCTCTCAAAGGAAACTGGAGCTTGAGGTGGGGCAGCCGCCCTGGTTGCAGGTAGACGATATGGAGGTCGTTGCTCTATCCTCAGACACACAAGGTGTTCCTGTCGTCAGCTCCACAG GCGACGACTCTCATATCAGATCCCCTTCTATGTTGCAAAGACTCCTGACACTTCCATCCCAGCTGCTCGAGGGTGACGATGAGTCCATGGATGCTGTTCCCAGTCAAGAAGTGTCCATGGACCCAGCTGATTCACAAGTCGGCAAAGGTTCAAAGAGTAACCAGGTGAATATGAAAAAGGAAGATGAGGATGACAACGAGGAAGACGATGAAGATGACGGGGAGACAATGGACAGGTGCGAGTCCTCGAAACCCAAAGGTAGGAGGAAATCCCATGCTTGCAAAGAGTGCGGCAGAAAGTTCAGCCGAGCGCATCTTCTCAAAACTCACCGTCAAACGCACGAGGAGATGCCCAACCGATGCCCAaaatgtggaaagagtttctcCCAGTCTTCAAGGCTCCAGGCTCACTTACGGACGCACACGGACAAAACAATATGA